The stretch of DNA CGAacgagcccgccgccgcgggggatGCGAGCTGTTTCGTCGGTTCGGGTGATGCtggctgtggcggcggcgttgtcgccgctcgcccggtGGATGCGCCGGAGGAGGGGCTCCACGACGTCAACGATGGGGTTGGTTCCTGCAGAGTGGATGAAGTGCATCACAAGCAGGATGATGTCCATGTTGGTGAATCGAGAGACGTGTTACTGCCGCTGGAGAAGCAGGATGGTTCTAGTCAGGATCCTTGTTCTGACAATTCTGTGGCCATTGATGCAGATGACAAGCAGCCATTGAAGGTGACTGATTGACTGACCATCAAATTTTGTGGAATTTCGTTCATACTAACGAACATTGTTAATCAGGGAAGCTGAATCGAATGTATGAATACTAACATGCTAGCTTTGTTCTGTTCTTGCCAGGAGAGTTCCATTGTTAATCAGGGAAGCGCGGAGTCTGTAAAGAGACGACGGCTTCCGTCGCTGCTTCAGAAACCGGCCAAATTCAGCTCTCCTCCCTCTGGTAGCAAAGGGCCTGCGTCATCGGTGAAAAGACGGTCACGGCTGCATTCAGCAAAGGAGAACAGCTCACCTCCTAACAAGGAAAGTAACCAGCAAGCGACAAGTTCAGTCTCTCAAAATCGGTCGATCTTGGAAGCGTTCCAGAAGTCAAAGAACCTTGCTACGCGCGAAACAGGCAGTGCTGCCTCGAGCTCAAAAAATCTTGGTTCCTCAATTGCTGCCAGGATTAGTCAGCTGGAATCTGTAACCGGGCCTGTGAAACACGCTGATTCAGCAGTGAGCCAAGTCAAACCACCAAGAGAGGTTTGAAGCTACCATGTTTATGGAGTGaacttaacttttttttcagttgaTTTCTGTCCTTGCAGTACTAAATTGGCTGTTGATATTTCAGGCATCTTTAAAGGATGTGCTGGAAATTGCCTCAAGTTCAACCCAGCTGGAAGAACAAAGGTATGTTCCAAGGCAGACATTAATCTGaacattatgtttttttagtgaaagaaaataattcCGTCTCTGCCTGAAGTAATACGAACATTCttaacattaaattatatagagttcaccgacacttttttttttcaaagagaTAAAGGTGTTTTTGCTCTCCCTGAAATATAATTTGCACCGTGTTGACAGAATGACTTGATTGTATTATCTTCTATCATCACCAGGTCTTCTCATGTAACAAGGGTGAAAGAGAAGTTATTTGGTTTTACCTCACAATCGGTGCATCAGAAAGCCAATATGCGTAAAGAGAAGGTAAGTACCTCACTTCATCAATGCAATATGAGAAAAATAGCCGCAATGCTCTTTTGGATATGTTGTTATCTTATATGAAGTTCCATGCTATCACAATTTGGTAGGAATTGTTGATTACTCAAATAAAACAGCTAACAATATTAATGACATGCTAATTAGAAATTCCATCGTTGCCTAGTCAATGATACTGTTACAAACTACACACTTTCAAGataatagatattttataatccTTGAAGATGAAGAGGTACCGTGAGATACCAAACTTTAAAATGTTAATTTGTAATACCTCCCACAATGTAGAAATCCTGGTACCTTCTCGAAGGCCATGTAAAATCAGTCTTAAGAAAAAGTATGATGAGTCGATGATTGATAGGATATTATAGATCAGATACAACCTTACATGCTACTCTCATGCAGGGAAAACCCCAAAATGAAAGCTTCAAGGCTCGGCCACTGCCAAATTTTTATCGTAAAAATAAGCAAGCAAAGGATTCAAGTCACCAGGTACAAGTCTCTATTCCAATTATGTATGCTAATTGACATACTTCCAAATGAACCAATATGTTACTATC from Oryza brachyantha chromosome 12, ObraRS2, whole genome shotgun sequence encodes:
- the LOC102703828 gene encoding protein WVD2-like 7, which gives rise to MGPEVDFSPPLPPPEPALSPEPEILAPDHQSWKAEMMSALGESVSFGRFLAEPLEWGKWSAFEHNRYLEEAARQSRPGSVAQKKAFFEARYARRKRKSDEDDDGAAAAGSSSDVEPDEAGAGAAATAAESSPGSSSSCMTNEPAAAGDASCFVGSGDAGCGGGVVAARPVDAPEEGLHDVNDGVGSCRVDEVHHKQDDVHVGESRDVLLPLEKQDGSSQDPCSDNSVAIDADDKQPLKESSIVNQGSAESVKRRRLPSLLQKPAKFSSPPSGSKGPASSVKRRSRLHSAKENSSPPNKESNQQATSSVSQNRSILEAFQKSKNLATRETGSAASSSKNLGSSIAARISQLESVTGPVKHADSAVSQVKPPREASLKDVLEIASSSTQLEEQRSSHVTRVKEKLFGFTSQSVHQKANMRKEKGKPQNESFKARPLPNFYRKNKQAKDSSHQSSLDINSHAHATSKEASKDKQICCFPLRRLG